One Heyndrickxia oleronia genomic window, CTAAATTAAATGGGAGAAGAACAAGAAGTCCAAATACTCCAGAGTAAAAGGTAGACATTAGCGGAGATGTCTTCGTTGAAGCCCATTTACTGCAAACTGAGTAAATACCCCAAATACATACTGCTAATAACATCCACCCATCCCCTTTATTAAAATGAAGTGAAAGCAGGAAGTGAAGCTTTCCTTTTGAAAGTACAAGGAGCACACCAAAGAAGGAAAGAATCATGGATAATAACTGAATCAAATTCATTCTTTCTCTTAAAAAAATAAATGAAAATATAGCTATAGATATGGCATTTAAGGTCGAAATGATGCCTACATTGGTAGCGGATGTTTGTTCCAGTGCCCAAAATTGAAAGAGATTAAATAGAACCACTCCTGTTAATCCCATTAGAAAAAGCGGAAGGATGGCATTTTTAGGTGGTAATAGTCTTTTTTCTTTCCACCATACAATTGGTAATAAGCAAATGACAGCGATAAGCCATCTTAAACTGGTTAACGTCATTGGTGAAGCGTGGCCAACTAAGAATTTTCCTACAACAAAGTTCCCTCCCCATAAGCAGCTAGTCAATAATAGGAGCAAAAAATAAAAAATTGGCATTTTTCCACATTCCTTTTTAGATAAATGATTATTAATAAACTTAGCATCAATCTTTTGTTATCAGTATAAAATTTTGTTGATTTGATTAAATATGAAATATAATTAAATTAATAAAGATTATTATGAAATAATCTTCAAAATAAATGTCTAAAGTATGCTGGTTTTTGAATAATCGTAAGGGAGTGTGTAGGTGTGGAATCAATTGTAAGCAAAATATTAGATAGGGTTGATCTTCGGATATTGGATTTACTGCAAAAAGAGGAGCAAATAAGCAATGCTGAACTAGCGAGGTGTGTGAATCTATCACCGCCTGCAACACATGCGAGGGTAAAAAGGTTAGAAAGTGAAGGATTTATTGATCGTCATGTAGCAATTTTGAATCAGGAAAAGCTTGGTTTTGATTTATTATGTTTTATTTTTATCAGTACGAATATTCATCAGGCTGAAAAGTTGGAATGCCTAGAGAAGGAATTGAAAGAAATGCCTGAGGTACTCGAGTGCTATTGTCTAACAGGAGAGTATGATTATTTATTGAAAGTAGCAAATAAAGATCGAAGGGATTTAGAAAGCTTTATACGCAAACTTAATCTATTAGGAATTACGAAAATACAAACGAGCTTAGCGTTAAGAGAAATTAAATATTCAACAGTCTTACCGATCATTACAGATACTGATGTAACTAGGTGAAAATAGAGATGCTGTCTATAAGAAGAAACTTTCTTAACAGGCAGCATCTTTAACCATATGTAAGCTTTAGTTAATACAGATGAATAAAATCATTTAATTCTATATGTGGAACGTTCCCTTACTAAAATAAAAAAGTGAATAAGGCTATTTCGAGCCCGTTCCTGCTGCTTTTTGAAAGTGTTATAGGAGCAATTGATTTCCATTGTTAGGCCGTTTTTAAATAAAATTTGAGGGTGTTTGGCTTTGCGCAGTAATTTTTCAATGTGGTCTGGAAAGATCCATTTACAGTCATAATCTTTAGGAGACTTTGTAGGAATAGCATAAATCATTTCTATAGGGCAAATAACTAACGGTGTTTTTTTATCGTAGGAAAATGCTTTTCGTACCGCATTAATTCTTCCGTTATAATCGGTACATCTTAATTCACAAGCTTGGTCAAGTAATTCCTGATTCGTTCGACCAGTGTAGTACATTCCGTTAACATCGTAAATTCTCGAGTTATACTCTGGATGATATACGGCTTCAATCCCCATGGTTGTTAATGAGATTTGATAGTCTTTAACATATTTCATCCCCATAATCCTCCTTTTTATAATCTAAGTCTATCATACTATAATATTCCAAAATAATCCATATTTTTATTAAAATTTTCATAATTTTATAATAAATATAAATTTTTGTCATTTTAAAGGTTTAAATAGTGAATAATGTTCGTTTGCTTGGTTGAAACACTGTGTTTCAAAGAAAAATATGTCTAAAACGTATTTTTGTGTTCCTAGATATAAAGATAGGCTCTAACTATGATGGAACCAACCCGGGAATACACGGAAAGGCGCGCTAATCCAGAAAGGTTTCCAAGTGGAAAGATTTCAGGAACTGATGGAGGAGTATTCACCAATGATCTATCAAATAATACATTCATTGCATATTTATAAAAATCATGATGAATTCTATCAAATTGGCCTGATTGCTTTATGGGAAGCGAGTAATCAGTTTGATGAAACAAAAGGAGCCTTTTTAAGTTATGCCTATGCGACTGTTAAAGGGCGCATTTTAACAGAAATAGCTAAACAAAGAAGACAAGAGGAGAGAAATATATATCCCAAGGAAGAATTCTGGGAAATTCAAGCTTCACCACTATCAAGGAAGCCATTAGAGCTTGCTGACCTTCTTTTCTATTGTGAGGGGCTTTCACCTAAACAGCAAAAGTGGGTGATAGGAACTTTTTATTATGGAAAAAGTTTAAGCGAAATCGCTAAAGAAGAAAAGGTATCTGAATCAGCGGTAAAAAAGTGGAAAAAAGCAGCGATGGATAGAATTAAAATAAATATTGGATGTTAAATGAGTTATGGAAGACTCTTATGATAAGTATTCCTAAGGTACTGAAGTATTGGAACGTTGATGGTCATGAGCTTATGGATTCAAGCTATGTTTGAAAATAACAAATAAAAAAGTATAAAAGGTGCTTATCACCTTTTATACTTTTTTGCTAGCCAAACAAGTATGAGCAGAAATGGAATATACAAATAATTAATCAGAAATCCTGCTTTTCCGAAGACATAATTGAGATGCTCAATCTGATAACGTGTTTTAAAGAATGGGACAACAATTAAAGGGATGAGTGAAAGAATAATCACTCCCTTTCTTTGTGAAAGTTTAAACGTTTGCTTTAGTAATCGGCTTCCACACCAAAGGGCAAGAGCTGTGTTAGGGAGTATAATCAGGCACCAATTAGCAATCCCAATGTATTCAAAGCGTTCAACAACGGGTAAATGGACAATTTTCCAAGTTGATAATGTAGCCCAAATATATTTTAGCAGTTGCGCTTCGTTATAATAGGCGAAAGAAAGAATCGCTGTATATAAAAATAATAAAAGCGATGTCGTTAGTGCGAGAAACGCCCATTTTTTCGATTTATTATGATCTTTAATGAAAGGACTGT contains:
- a CDS encoding DMT family transporter, translated to MPIFYFLLLLLTSCLWGGNFVVGKFLVGHASPMTLTSLRWLIAVICLLPIVWWKEKRLLPPKNAILPLFLMGLTGVVLFNLFQFWALEQTSATNVGIISTLNAISIAIFSFIFLRERMNLIQLLSMILSFFGVLLVLSKGKLHFLLSLHFNKGDGWMLLAVCIWGIYSVCSKWASTKTSPLMSTFYSGVFGLLVLLPFNLVDFTVTSINGSFISSILYTGVVSTVLCMLFWNIGVKKLGATTSGNFLNFNPIFTAILAYLFLDEKLTWMQGVGSAIVILGCYLFTYFKSKRDRGSVLLSQIHLQENS
- a CDS encoding Lrp/AsnC family transcriptional regulator, with translation MESIVSKILDRVDLRILDLLQKEEQISNAELARCVNLSPPATHARVKRLESEGFIDRHVAILNQEKLGFDLLCFIFISTNIHQAEKLECLEKELKEMPEVLECYCLTGEYDYLLKVANKDRRDLESFIRKLNLLGITKIQTSLALREIKYSTVLPIITDTDVTR
- a CDS encoding competence protein ComK produces the protein MKYVKDYQISLTTMGIEAVYHPEYNSRIYDVNGMYYTGRTNQELLDQACELRCTDYNGRINAVRKAFSYDKKTPLVICPIEMIYAIPTKSPKDYDCKWIFPDHIEKLLRKAKHPQILFKNGLTMEINCSYNTFKKQQERARNSLIHFFILVRERSTYRIK
- a CDS encoding sigma-70 family RNA polymerase sigma factor, which produces MEEYSPMIYQIIHSLHIYKNHDEFYQIGLIALWEASNQFDETKGAFLSYAYATVKGRILTEIAKQRRQEERNIYPKEEFWEIQASPLSRKPLELADLLFYCEGLSPKQQKWVIGTFYYGKSLSEIAKEEKVSESAVKKWKKAAMDRIKINIGC